A DNA window from Onychostoma macrolepis isolate SWU-2019 chromosome 13, ASM1243209v1, whole genome shotgun sequence contains the following coding sequences:
- the LOC131552600 gene encoding mRNA decay activator protein ZFP36L2-like — MSATILSAFYDIDMLYKQEKSLNMNAIHINSMLDKKAVGAPVTTSSSSTNNCNSYASGFFRRNSTSNMESMTNGNKYPASSYSSSMKENAIMNKENKFRDRAYSESAQQLQQKPGSQINSTRYKTELCRPFEENGACKYGEKCQFAHGYHELRSLSRHPKYKTEPCRTFHTIGFCPYGPRCHFIHNADERRPAPSNANSVQGESAKPARCEPVSGYGQQQQQQHQHRPKLHHSLSFSGFSSHHHHHGLDSPLLESPTSRTPPPSSGSSCAASFYEDARCLGNSAFSFTGQDLKALLAPLAVHTHNGYYANLQVNMGDGLGHLQSLQRLSESPVFDSPPSPPDSISDRESYASGSLSSSGSLSGSESPSLDGGRRLPIFSRLSISDD; from the exons ATGTCTGCGACCATCCTGTCCGCTTTCTACGACATCGACATGCTGTACAAG CAGGAGAAGAGCCTCAACATGAACGCCATTCACATTAACAGCATGCTGGATAAGAAAGCAGTCGGGGCCCCGGTAACAACCTCCAGCAGCAGCACCAACAACTGCAACTCGTACGCGTCAGGATTCTTCCGTCGAAACTCCACCAGCAACATGGAGTCCATGACAAACGGCAACAAGTACCCCGCCAGCTCCTACAGCAGCAGCATGAAGGAGAATGCCATCATGAACAAGGAGAACAAGTTCCGCGACCGCGCCTACAGCGAGAGCGCCCAGCAGCTGCAGCAGAAGCCGGGCTCGCAGATCAACTCCACCCGCTACAAGACGGAGCTCTGCAGGCCCTTCGAGGAAAACGGCGCTTGCAAGTACGGCGAGAAGTGCCAGTTTGCGCACGGCTACCACGAGCTGAGAAGCCTGTCTCGCCACCCCAAGTACAAAACCGAGCCCTGTCGCACTTTCCACACCATCGGCTTCTGCCCATACGGTCCGCGGTGCCACTTCATCCACAACGCCGACGAGCGCAGACCGGCGCCGAGCAACGCCAACAGCGTGCAGGGAGAGTCCGCCAAGCCCGCTCGATGCGAGCCGGTGAGCGGCTACGgacagcaacagcagcagcagcaccaGCACCGACCGAAACTCCACCACAGCCTCAGCTTCTCGGGTTTCTCCagccaccaccaccaccacggACTCGACTCGCCCCTCCTCGAGAGCCCCACGTCGCGCACTCCGCCTCCCTCCAGCGGCTCCTCCTGCGCCGCGAGCTTCTACGAAGACGCTAGGTGCCTCGGAAACAGTGCCTTCTCTTTCACCGGCCAAGACCTCAAAGCCCTGCTCGCGCCGCTGGCCGTGCACACGCACAACGGTTATTACGCAAACCTTCAGGTCAACATGGGCGACGGCCTCGGCCACTTGCAGTCCCTCCAGCGCCTGTCAGAGTCGCCGGTGTTCGACTCGCCCCCCAGCCCGCCTGACAGCATCTCTGACCGGGAGAGCTACGCCAGCGGCTCCCTCAGCTCCTCCGGAAGTCTCAGCGGCTCCGAGTCTCCCAGTCTGGACGGCGGAAGGCGTTTGCCAATCTTCAGCAGGCTGTCGATTTCCGATGATTAA